The window AAAGCGGAGGGGAACACGCTGAAAACGCCCTTGGCAATGCCCGGAACACGCTAGCCTGCCCAGTTTTTTACGGTTGCTGGGTAACGGGCCCAGGAGATGGTGTGCTGTCATTGGCTGCTCCACTAGAGGCCAAAATATTCCCTCGAATTGGCAAAAGCCCAGCGTCACCCCATCTTTCCCTTGTCCACCTGCCAACTCTTGTCGCAAGTCCCATTCTCGGTAAAGATGCCATCGCGACAACGGTAGGCCTAATCGACACGATCACCAACACTTCCAGCTTATCGCCAGTTGTGCCAATTGTGGTTTACTCAAATCAACAGTGGTGGAAAGTATCGGATAGCACACGCGGTGTGAAGCGACGACAGACAGAAGCCGACGAAAACCAGCCACCAAAATTATAAACAACGTTTCAACAACAGCTGCCCCATAGAAAGGGGGGCCGCCcaaaaaagtaaacaatTGTCGCCCATTCATGAACGACATGGCCACCGCCGCATCACCAACGCCAGTTGGCGGAGGGAGTCACCTCAACGCTCTGGGACGTAGAACATCCGCCAGACAAGCGCTCCGCCGCCCGACTTCGACATCGCTATCTTCGAGGCCGCAGCTCGGCCGTAGCGAGTCTAACCCTGCTGTCAGCGCATCTTTTTCTGGCACAACTTCGCGAGAGACGAGGGCGCATTCTCAACCTCAGTCAAACCAGCAACCAATTACTGCTGCGCTGCATGACAGCTccgacgatgaggagccgGTGGTACCTATGAAGCTTAGCGCTTTGACAAAGGCATTGCTTAATGATGGTGCGTCCGAGGGAGTGTCCAGGGGGGGTGCGCAGTCTGTTGTCTCTGGCCGTGCTGCTTCACCGCCACAACGTCCTGCTTcgagggtgacgaggaggtcgacTGCTAGTGTTTCTGCTTCTGCCGTTGTGGAGGATAGCGAGGCTgctgtgggggaggtgaggcaGACGAGACGGACGGCGAGGACGAGTAGTGTCCAGCGTGGGGTTACGGGGAGATCTTCACCCCCAAGGGAGACGAGCCCTGCGCCTCAGCCACGGAAGCGCGTTGTGCGATTGAGCAATACTAGTGCTGGGAACAATGCTTTCAACTCAAGCTTTAATGGTAGCTTTGAGTCGAGTGTGAGGAGGTCATTGTCTGGTACTACTGGCCGGAGCAAGAGACAGGAGAGTGccgaggtggttgagaagAAGTCAGTTCAGGCTCCGGTGCCCGTTGAGcctgagcagcaggaggtTGAACAGCAGCTTGTTGATATCAACACCCCAGTTGTGCCTGTGAGGACGGTACGCATTGCCGTCGGGTCATCTGGCAGCAAGGGGAGGTCGGATAGTTCTTCCGGTCACTCCAAGAGCTCCCGGGGATATAGCGATCATGATCAGGAGTTGGGTGAGGAACCCGCGACTGTTGGACGgtctgttgctgttgctcctCAAAGTTCTATGCGGATTGGGAGAATAGGGAAGATGGGCGGGAGCTTTCTCAGTGGCCCGGCTCGTcgtggaaggaggagacagagtgaggaggatggacaAGATcatggagagggtgatgctTTTGGCAGTGGTCAGGAGCCTGAAAGCCAACAGCCTCAGTATATGGGCCTCGGTATGGAGCAGCCACAATCATCATTCTTGGCTTCCAACTATCGCgagtttgctgctgcttctggtaGCCCTGTTAGCTCCAGGGATCCCTCAAGAGCTGCGGTCCGCAGAGGGACCTCGGCTAGCGTTTCTCCGCCAGAGGTCAGGGAGCTTGAAAGAAGCCACCTCGAGTTGGACTTCAAGATTCCTACACCCCCGCCACGTGTTCCTTCCAGTCTTGGGAAGGAGAACCAAGCCCCAGCGGCGCAAAAGCCAAACCCAGTGGTGATCTCCCTTTTGGATGACACCAAAGAGTCGGCGAAGCCCATCCAACCACTTGTAAGCGACATCAGAGCCAacgcaccaccatcccaacgAGCAGCATCCCCTGACCGCAAGGCTCTGGCACAGAAAAGCGAAAACACCCCCCGCCGcgccgcaccaccaccgcctccgaaAATGTCAGTGCTTGATGCTGCCACAGCCAACGCCGGTGCTTCTACTACTACACAGGCTAGCAAGAAGAGGCAGGTCATGCTCCGAGTCAACGGCAGGACGTACACCAGAATCGACTGTATAGGCCGTGGCGGTTCGGGTAAGGTGTACCGGGTCTCTGCGGAGAACGGTAAGATGTTTGCCCTCAAGCGTGTCTCTCTTGAAAGTGCCGATGAGAACACGGTGAGAGGATTCAAGGGGGAGATTGACCTGCTCAAAAGGCTGCACGGCGTTGACAGGGTGATTCAACTGATTGATCACGAGTTGAACCTGGAGAAGCAGCTTTTGAGTGTGCTCATGGAGGTGGGCGAGCTCGATTTCAATACTCTGCTGAAATCCCGACAGAGCGCCACggagggggcgaggttggaTCCGGTTTTCATCAGGTACTACTGGAAGGAGATGCTCGAGTGCGTGCAGGCTGTTCATCTCAAGGATGTAGTGCATTCGGATCTCAAACCGGCCAACTTTGTGCTCGTGCAGGGGAGGCTCAAGCTGATTGACTTTGGGATTGCGAACGCGATCCAGACGGAGATGACGGTCAACGTGCACAGGGAGACGCAGATTGGGACACCGAACTACATGTCACCCGAGTCGCTGATGGACTCGAACCAGTATGCTTTTACGTCGGCGCACAATGGCAAGTTTTCGATCCCGCCGCCTCTGCAGCATCACCAAAAGGGGGCTCCGAGGATTATGAAGCTCGGGAAGCCGTCGGATGTTTGGTCACTGGGGTGTATCTTGTATCAGATGGTTTATGGTCTGCCGCCATTTGGCAAGATTGCGAACCAGATGTCGAGGTGTCAGGCGATTATCAATTGGGCGTATCAGGTTGAGTTTCCCGAGGTCACGGAGGATGGGAGCCGGGTGCCGCCTTCGCTGATtaggacgatgaggaggtgcTTGAACCgggagcagaaggagaggcCTACTTGTGAGGAGCTGTTGGCGGATACGGACCCGTTTTTGTATCCCCAGGAGTTTGACCCTGGTGTTTATGCCATGGCTGAGCAGGGCAAGGTGCTGCCTATTACGGAGGAGTTATTGGGGAGGATTATTCAGAGTGTGGTGCAAAGGTGTGGGGAAAGAATGCCGACGccggaggagatcaagagtGGGATGCTCACGCAGGGGTATTGGGCTGGGGTGAAAAGGGTGGTTACCGGTGCTAATAGCAGTGGTAATTCCTCGAGGTAACCCCGGGGGAGGGTTTTTGAAAACAAAAGACAGGTTGGAAGGCATGGGAGTGTATTGTTGGATTTTTATGTGTGTTTGGATAAGGTGTACATATACGCACATGCGCACGAGCGCGCAGGAAACTTGGATGGAGGGTGTCTTTGGACATCAAATCagggcaagaagaggaggattaTTGTTCAAGGAGTTGCAAGGGTTGGGTGATGGGAGTTGGGGTTTTCTTTCTGTTGACGAATGTTATGACGACCAAAAAGGATACTTTGATACCTGCTGGGAGGAAAGGAAGTTTGGGCGTTTAGCTTTTTCTTTGCAGTCTGTCGTTTCTGGAAGGGAGACttgttttttgggggtgtgATACCCCTTGCTTCTGGAAGAGTAGTGTATTGTTTCAGCTCTTTGCTACCTCTTTTCTTACTTTTTACTATACCACACTCGACACACGCAAGGATACAGCGCTAGGATATTTTTTGCGGGGGGACGATTGTTGTTTGAGTATTGGGTCGACGGGTCTGTTTGGCTCTGGATAAAAGAGCACATAATACCACTTGAGCAGTATTTCTTTGCTATCAATAACTACTTTAACTCTATTACTCTTAACTTTTGGGGCTGGGTGGGCTGTAGAGACTTGAAGATGCTGTGAGTTCGAACTTGCTTCTAAGATGACTGCCTACAGTCGTGATGCACTTACTGCCAAAGGAGGTTGATTGATCCTTGCTTCATATACATATATTCATACACAGTAACTCTTTTGCTGCTCAAATGGCGTACATGTACCATGTGTAGCCAAACACATACTTTTAATCGTCCTCCTGATCCACACATATCATACATAATGAAGCATAAGTTTACATATCCTGCTCTATCAGCATTTCTTAACCAATTACGCCACCTGGGTATCTGATTTCCTCCTCTATCACAATATCTacagctcctccttcccgcCTTGAGcggcattcttcttcttgcccccCTTATTATTCACCCTCCTCTGCTCGGTCACCTTCTTAAGCAGCTCATGACTCCAATGCTctttgttcttcttgtttccctTGACCCACAACCTCGCATGCCAATCCCAGCACCTCTCCACAGGCTCTTTGCCTTCTTTATGTCTCCCGTCACAGACAACATCTGTTTGCTGTGTTCCAATGGGCCACTCACCGAGCGAGGCGCCCATGTCGCCATCAAGGAAGTTATCCAGAACCAAGATGGCTGCTTTCCTGGCCGCTGGCTCAAAGTCCCCATTGTTTTGGTCCTGGAGGTTCATAATTTGAAGGATCTGCTCCATGCcgttgttggagaggaaaTGAGACCGGATTTTGGATGATTTCAACAGGCCAGAAATGGAGGAAATGCGAGCTTTGGATACCGCTGGGTCGGGTTGCCCAGAGGAGGGAATGAGCCGCCAGATCAGGGTGGAAAGCGGCTCGTCTGAGCAAGAAGAGGCAAGGAGTTTTGGCCAGTGAGTTTCGATTTCGGAGAGGGctttggggttgttttgcGTGACTGATGACAAGGTAAGTGCCGCCACTCTGGCGCGAGAGAGAGTCTCGGGTGATGGAGAAGTGGTAAACAaggcggggttgttggctaggcagaagaggttggcgatggtgtcGTAGTCTTCTGCTATTTTGAGGCCGTAGTAGATGTCATGGGAGACGTCAGAGAGGCTTTCCAGAGCTGAGTCGATGTCCAGGCCCTTCTTAAGATAGGTCAGAGACTCGAAAAAGGCGGCCGCGTCGTTTCCAGCGTGAGGATTGCTTTTGGGTGGTTCCTTGATCTTGCCGTCTGGATCGTATTTCGGGGCGTTTTTGGGAAGTTTTCTGGGCCTTTGtgctggttctggttctgaaTCAGGGGTGTCGACGGTAACTATGGAGGAGTCTACTGGAAGGCCGACTAGTGATgggtcaacctcctcatctggGATGTTGATTTTGGCTTCCTTTTGGCcggtgttgatgtcgagCCTGACGTGAAGACCTAAAGGAAGATCCTGATCGGGGTGAACGATCTGGAACTCGTGGGTTGGTTGGAATATTTTGGGATAGCATTCAGCTGGATCAGTTGTGTGGCATATGAGTTCCACCTCCGCAGTTGGCGACGTTGATGGCGGTTCCTCTGATGCTGTTGTGCCTAAAACCATGAGGCCTAGGAGGCTAAGAAGGCTGATGGGAAGCATCTTTAACCGGGTTTGAGCCATCTTGTTGAGTGTGACGCCCAGGCTGAGGGAAGGGCGCTTTAGTCAGCGGAGCTGGCTGAAGTGATGTagatggtggtgagttgAAGCCGTCAACTGATGAGATGAATCTAAATACTTGAACAGACGCGAACTTGTCCTCTTATTGCAGGTCTCACACCTGCTCAAAGCCAAATGACTCAATTAGAAGGTAAAAGAAAGGACAGATTGGCTATTGTCTTCAACTTTGCCTCCTTGAAATACCTCCCCAAAAGGGGCAAAGCGAACACATTGTAATCGAGGGCTGGGTGTATACTTTACGGGGCAAATGCTGATTGGGTAGGCGCTTGCTGACACACCCCACCGTTGGCCACAGCCTTCAGCCTTGCGGGAAGACCAACGCCACAAAAGAGAGCTCTGACATCAAAGTCACGTGCAGCTCTCGCAACCTTGGATGCCAAGAGCGGGATGCATGCTTGGTGAACGCAAGGTCATTGGCAAATTGTCACTCACCAACATCTTTCCAAGCGACTCGATTGTTTGGAAACCCTATAGCTTCGATATTTGAGTTTCCGGGCTCGTCCAACTCCCGATTGCGGTTTTGACTCCTTTCCCCGGGAGCAAAGCAAACAAGAGCGGGGCTGCGGAGGACCAAGGTGGGTCTCCTGAGCTCTACGGATCAAGAACCCAGCTCCACGC is drawn from Podospora pseudocomata strain CBS 415.72m chromosome 1 map unlocalized CBS415.72m_1, whole genome shotgun sequence and contains these coding sequences:
- a CDS encoding uncharacterized protein (COG:D; BUSCO:EOG092610LQ; EggNog:ENOG503NVRQ), translating into MNDMATAASPTPVGGGSHLNALGRRTSARQALRRPTSTSLSSRPQLGRSESNPAVSASFSGTTSRETRAHSQPQSNQQPITAALHDSSDDEEPVVPMKLSALTKALLNDGASEGVSRGGAQSVVSGRAASPPQRPASRVTRRSTASVSASAVVEDSEAAVGEVRQTRRTARTSSVQRGVTGRSSPPRETSPAPQPRKRVVRLSNTSAGNNAFNSSFNGSFESSVRRSLSGTTGRSKRQESAEVVEKKSVQAPVPVEPEQQEVEQQLVDINTPVVPVRTVRIAVGSSGSKGRSDSSSGHSKSSRGYSDHDQELGEEPATVGRSVAVAPQSSMRIGRIGKMGGSFLSGPARRGRRRQSEEDGQDHGEGDAFGSGQEPESQQPQYMGLGMEQPQSSFLASNYREFAAASGSPVSSRDPSRAAVRRGTSASVSPPEVRELERSHLELDFKIPTPPPRVPSSLGKENQAPAAQKPNPVVISLLDDTKESAKPIQPLVSDIRANAPPSQRAASPDRKALAQKSENTPRRAAPPPPPKMSVLDAATANAGASTTTQASKKRQVMLRVNGRTYTRIDCIGRGGSGKVYRVSAENGKMFALKRVSLESADENTVRGFKGEIDLLKRLHGVDRVIQLIDHELNLEKQLLSVLMEVGELDFNTLLKSRQSATEGARLDPVFIRYYWKEMLECVQAVHLKDVVHSDLKPANFVLVQGRLKLIDFGIANAIQTEMTVNVHRETQIGTPNYMSPESLMDSNQYAFTSAHNGKFSIPPPLQHHQKGAPRIMKLGKPSDVWSLGCILYQMVYGLPPFGKIANQMSRCQAIINWAYQVEFPEVTEDGSRVPPSLIRTMRRCLNREQKERPTCEELLADTDPFLYPQEFDPGVYAMAEQGKVLPITEELLGRIIQSVVQRCGERMPTPEEIKSGMLTQGYWAGVKRVVTGANSSGNSSR
- a CDS encoding uncharacterized protein (COG:O; EggNog:ENOG503P30T): MAQTRLKMLPISLLSLLGLMVLGTTASEEPPSTSPTAEVELICHTTDPAECYPKIFQPTHEFQIVHPDQDLPLGLHVRLDINTGQKEAKINIPDEEVDPSLVGLPVDSSIVTVDTPDSEPEPAQRPRKLPKNAPKYDPDGKIKEPPKSNPHAGNDAAAFFESLTYLKKGLDIDSALESLSDVSHDIYYGLKIAEDYDTIANLFCLANNPALFTTSPSPETLSRARVAALTLSSVTQNNPKALSEIETHWPKLLASSCSDEPLSTLIWRLIPSSGQPDPAVSKARISSISGLLKSSKIRSHFLSNNGMEQILQIMNLQDQNNGDFEPAARKAAILVLDNFLDGDMGASLGEWPIGTQQTDVVCDGRHKEGKEPVERCWDWHARLWVKGNKKNKEHWSHELLKKVTEQRRVNNKGGKKKNAAQGGKEEL